The genomic DNA AAGGCGCCCGATGCCGGGCAGGTGGATGTGACGCTGGTCCGCCTGCAGACGGCCCTTGCCGACCCGACTGCAGGCGGTGACGCAGCGGGCGTCGCCCGGACGGTGTCGGGCGTGGCCACCACCGACGCCAACGGGCGCGCGCTGCCCTGCGAGGTGATGCTGGAACAGTTCCGCAGCACGCTTGCCGTCGCCACAGTGGCAGAGGCGGACCGCGCGACCATCGATACGCTTCAGTCCAAGGGGACGGAGCGGTGCAACGCCGACGATGATACGCGCGCCGATGATTTCTTTGCGCAGGGCATTGCCCTGATGACCAACTGATCCCGCCTGAAGGAGGCTCGACATGACGACGCTCACTTATGGGACCGCTGCCGATACCGGCACGGCCCACACGCATGACACCCCGAACCGTGTCCCGGCGGTGACGGTCAGTTTCTGGCTGATCAAGCTGATGGCCGTGACCATGGGCGAGACGGCTGCCGACTTTCTGGCGGTCAATCTCGGCCTGGGGCTGACGGCCACGTCGCTGCTGATGGCGGCTGTGCTGGTCGTGGCGCTGGTGCTGCAGTTCCGTCAGAAGCGCTATGTGCCGTGGTCCTACTGGCTGGCGGTCGTGCTGATCTCGATCGTGGGGACGCTGGTGACGGACAATCTGGTCGACAACTTTGGTGTGTCGCTGGTCACGACGACGGTGCTGTTCACCGTCCTGCTGGGGCTGACCTTCGCAGCCTGGTATGGATCAGAGCGTACGCTGTCGATCCACGAGGTCAAGACGACGCGGCGCGAGGCGTTCTACTGGCTTGCGATCCTGTTCACCTTCGCGCTTGGCACGGCGGCGGGCGATCTGGTGGCAGAGCATTTCGGGCTGGGCTACCTTGCCACGGGGATCCTGTTCGGGATGATCATCGCGTCGATCACGGCAGGATACTTTGCGCTGACGCTGAACGGGATCTGGGCCTTCTGGATCGCCTATATCTTTACCCGGCCTCTGGGTGCTTCCTTTGGCGATCTGCTGTCGCAGCCTGCGGATTACGGCGGCCTTGGCCTTGGCACGATCGTCACGAGCGCGCTGTTTCTGGCTGCCATCATCGGGATCGTCATCTACATGTCGTTGACCCGCGTGGGACAGGAGGCGCCATCGCACGCCTGACGGAATCGCCGTCCGAACGCGCGAACGTGATTGCGGGCGCCCTCCGGCGCCCGTTCATCCTGTGCCGCGGTCGCGGAAAACTGCGCGGAACCGAAACCATGGCAATCCCTTCACATTGATATGCGGCCCGATCATTTTAGCTGACAGTGTCAGCGATCCGGATCTGCAGGTCCATCCGAGGTCGAACGCGCATCGCGCGCGTGAGCCGGGGCCTGGGATGAAAGATCAATGTCACCAGCAGACTCTGACGCCCACAAGGGCCGACGGCACCTTTTCAGGTGGATCGTGCCCTGCCTCTTCGGGGCGGGCGGCGTATTGGCGGCGTGGTTCCTGTGGCACATCGATTGGCCGCACACGATCGCGGCGTGGCACCGTCTGGACACTGGCACCATCGCACTGGCGCTGGCGCTGACGGGGGTGAGCTATTGCGGGCTGGCTGCCTATGACGTGATCGCGGTCAGCACGTTGAGGCCGCTGCAAATCGCGCGCGCTGCGGCGGCCGTCACCGGGGCCACGGCCTTTGGCATCTCCAATTTTCTGGGCTTTCCGCTGGTGACCGGCACGGCGGTGCGCGTCAGGATGTACGGCGTCGCGCGGAACGACCTTGGCCCGCTGCTCAGCGTCGTGGGCTCTGGCTGGGTGGCGTTCTGGCTGGTCAGCATCGCGCTGTGCGGCGCGATCCTGGCGGTCCGGCCCGACGCGCTCCTGTGGGCTGACGCCGCGACCGCCGTGCGTCTGGGCGGTATCATACTGGTGTTGGCGGTTGCAGCGTTTCTGGCGTGGCTGGGTGACGGGCGGTCGGCGACGGTCTGGCAGACGCGGCTGGACTTCATCAGCCGACGCCTGACGGCGTTGCAGATGCTGGCGGCGGTGGTCGATATCGTGGCCTCTGGCTTGGTCCTGTATCTGTTTCTGCCGCCGGATCTGGCGGGCGATCTGGCGGGGTTCATGGCGATCTATGTGCTGGCCGTGGGGCTGGGCGTCCTCAGCCACAGTCCCGGTGGGTTGGGATCCTTCGAGGCGACGATCATGGTCGGGCTGGGCGGGCTGGGGCGCGCCGATCTGGCGACGGGGCTGCTGCTGTACCGATTGTTCCGGACAGTGCTGCCCTTTGGGCTGGCGGTCGTGGTGCTGGCGGTGGCGGGACGATCCGGCGGGCGTCTGTCGGCGGTGCAACCATGAAGATCACGACCTTTTCCGAACTGACGATCGACGGCAAGCTGACCCTGACCCGCGGCGGGTCGAGCAAGGCATTGTTCCGGTTTTACGGGGCCGAGATGGGGCAGTGGTTCCATGCCCAGCGGGCTGCCCACGATGCGATCATGGTCGGTGCCGGGACCGTGCGGGCCGACGATCCGGAACTGACCGTGCGCCATGTGACGGGCCGCAGCCCGCTGCGGGTGATCCCGACCAATGACGGCAACATTCCCGCGCACAGCCATATCCTGACCGACGGTCAGCCGACCCTGTTCGCGGTGCCGCAGGCCCTGCCGGACGCGGCCCGCGCGCGGCTGCGGCACCATGACGGCATTTCATTTATCGACTGCGGGGCGGACAGGGTCGATCTGCGCCTGCTGGCCCACGGCCTTGCGGAGCGCGGGATCGCGTCCCTGATGGTCGAAGGCGGCAGCCAAATCCTGCACGGGCTGTTCGCGCAGCATCTGGTCGACCGCATTGTCATCAAACACATCCCGGTCATTGCCGGGGCTACGGATGCGCCGACGTACCTTGAGGGCCGCCCCATGGACCTTTCCCGCTGGAGGATCGTTGAGTGCTGCGTGATCGGCGGGGTCGCGGTGACAATCTACGACAGGCAGGAGGACGAAGCATGATCGCTCAGGACATGATTGCCGCCGGTGCGGCCCTGCAGGACCGCACCCCGGATGGCGCGCCGCAGGTGTTCGACCTGCGGATCGATCATGCGGCCTTGTCGGACCATCCGTCGCGGCAGATCGTGCGCCATGTGCAGCAGGAACTGCTGATGCGGACCTATCAGAACCGGTTTGTCCTGTTGCCGCAGGTCGATGCACCCGGCTCCGTCGTGCAGATGTTGCACGACCGGTATGACCCCAAGGCCACCCATGCCCTGGACGGGTATCGGGCGGCCCTTGAAGAGGCGCTGATCGAACCCGTCGTGAACGATCTGCGGCCGGGGATCGCGGGGCAGGGGGTGGAGGATTATATCGCCGGCATGCTGGACGGCATCCGCAAGTGCCCGCCGTCCGCCTTTCTGACGTGGCTGGAGGGGGTGCCGCAGGGCGAGCCCTACTATCGCAACTTCCTGATCCAGTCCTCTGCCGATCTGCTGGCAGAGGCCTCTGCCTCTGCCATGGGTGTGATCGGAGAGTTCGGCGCGCCGCAGTCGGCACTGTTCCGCATCCTGATCGACGAGTTCGGCTATGGCACCCACGACAAGAAGCACAGCGTGCTGTTCCGCGACACCCTGCGCGGGTTCGGGCTGAACACCGAATACAACGGCTATTGGCCGATCTTCGATACCGAGGCGCTGCACCTGCACAACGTCATCCATTATCTGTTCCAGAGCCCGCGCAACCTGTTCCGGCAGATCGGGTTCCTGCTTTATGCCGAGACCAGCTATCAGGTGTCGACCGGGCAGCATTACCGCTACCTCAAGCGGCATCACCCGCAGGTCGATGGCACCTATTTCGGCGAACACGCGCATATCGACATCCACCATTCCGACATGGTCATCAACGAGGTCGTCAAACCGCTGGTTGCGCGGTTCGGGGCAGAGGTCGGGACGGAAGTCATCCTTGGCGCCGAACTGACACGTCTTGCCTTTGCGGCAGCGGACCGGCACGCGCTGGCCGTCTGTCAGGCGTTCGAGGCGGCGCGGCTGGACGGGGCCGCCACCTTTGCCGCGCCTCTGCACGATGCCTCCGGTCAGGCGCTGGTGACGCCTGACACGGCCGAACGGCACGACGGCAAGGTGCAGGTCGGTGGCATGGGGCTGCTGCACAAGGCCGCCGATTTCGCGGCCTTCCCAGCCGGGTCCACGGGGCGTCTTCATGTCGACGTCTGACGGCAGCACGTGGATCGGGCGCGACCTGCCGCCCATCGTCCGCGATGGACGCGACTATTTCCTGCTGTCCCACAAGGGCGAGATGTTTCTGATCGAGAACCTGTGCCCACACCGGGGCGGGCCGTTGAAGTTCGGTTATGTCGATGAGGCGTGCCGCATCGTCTGCCCGATGCACCACAATGCCTATGCCGCCGACCGCCTGATCGCACAGCCGACGACCTTGCGCCTGACGGCCGAGGCTGTCGCGTGACGTCGTTGCACTACCTTTGGCGCGAGGGTGGCCCGGTCAAGGCCGCGAACCTTTTGACGCTGAGCCGCGGGGTTCTGATCCTGCCGATTGCGGGGATTTTGCTGAGCGGGAGGGTTCTGTTGCCGCTGGCGCTGTACGGTGTTGCCGTGCTGACCGACGGGGTGGACGGCTGGCTGGCGCGCCGGTCCGGGCGGATGTCGGACTTTGGCGCGACATTGGACGCGGTGGTCGACAACCTGCTGTCGGTGGCCATTGTGCTGTTCATGTGGCTGTCGGTGCCAGAGGTCTTTGCCGCTTGGCCCGTGTCGCTGGCGCTGCTGTTCATCGTGCCGCTGCTCTATCTGCCGCTGTCGTGGCTGATGACGGGCAAAGTGTTGATGTTCCACTTCACCTCGGCCCGCATCGGGGCGTTCCTGCTGTTCGCCCTTTGGCCCCTCGTGGTGCTGACCGGGATCACGGCGCTGGTGCCGCTGACCGCCGCCGTCGTCGTGGCCAGCCGGATCGAGCAGATCGTCTTCATCCTGCGCGGTGGCCGCGATCAGGATGCGCGGCACGGGGCGGCGGCCATTCCGGATTTTCACGTTGACGACAGGATGACCCCATGACGACGCCCTATCCCCTGAACTGGGGTGCCGCGCGTGCCCGCGCCCGCGGCCCTGTCGTGACCTCGCCCGCGCCGGACCGGAACGCCATCGGCGTGCACGCCGGCGGCTATGCCGTCTATGGCGGGCTGTCCGTCGCCACCGGCGCGCTGGCGGCAGAGCATCATGCGGATTACACCGACACGCAGCCGATGGTGCAGATCGGGCCGTTTCCCCAGTGGTCCGACCCCGGACGTATCGTCACCTTCGATCCCTTCGGTCACCGAGTCGTCCAGGACTTCGGGGCCGAGATTGCGGCCGGGCTGAACCTGCGTCCGACCATCGCCGTGACCACGGGGCAGTTGGCGATTCCGGAAATCGCCACGGCCCTGTTTCGGCGGGATCTGCAGGCGGACGGCCGTATCCTGTCGCGGCAGGGCGACATCAGCGTGACCAAGATTTCGATCGACCCGGTCTGGCATCTGCCGGGGATCGCGCGGCGGCTGGGGCTGGACGAAGGCGTGATGCGGCAGGCCCTCGTCGACCAGTCGGGGGGGATGTATCCCGATCTTGTCGCACGCCCCGACCTGCCGCTGTTCCTGCCGCCCATCGGTGGCACCAGCGTTTATCTATTCGGCGATCCCGCGCGTCTGGGGCAGGCGCGCACGCAGGTCACCTGCCGGATGCACGACGAATGCAACGGGTCGGATGTCTTTGGGTCCGACCTGTGCACCTGCCGTCCCTATCTGATCCACGGGATCGAGGAGTGTATCCGGGGCGCGCAGCAGGGCGGTGTCGGCATCATCGTCTATAACCGCAAGGAAGGCCGCGCGCTGGGCGAGGTGGTGAAATACCTTGTCTACAACGCGCGCAAGCGGGCCAGCGGTGGCGACTTGCCGGGCGAATATTTCACGCATACCCATCAGGTCGCCGGTGTCGACGACATGCGCCTGCAGGAACTCTCGACCGACGTGCTGCATTGGCTGGGCGTGACCCGCGTGGCGCACTGGGTGTCGATGAGCAACCTCAAGCGCGATGCGGTACTGCAATCGGGCATTGCCATCGACCGTCAGGTCGAGATTCCCCACGACCGCATCGCGCCCAACGCGCGGGTCGAAATCTCGGCCAAGATCGGAGCCGGCTATGAAGGCACGTTCGGCCGGACGGGATGATCGCCCGCGGTGCGTCAGGCCGGTTCGGCAGAGGGCTGATTGACGCGGATATCGGTGTGCCACCGCGTGCAGAGGTCCTGTAGGCCCTGCGACACGGTGGCGTCCGTAAAGAAGACGTCGATATCCGACAGCGATCCGATCCGGGCCGGGGCCTTGCGCTTGAATTTGGTCGAGTCGGCGATCAGCATCTTGCGGCGTGACTGGTTCAGGATCGTCTGGCTGACGCCGACCTCGCGCAGGTCGAAGTCGAGGATGTCGCCGTCGGGGTCGATGGCCGAACAGCCGATCACGCCGATGTCGAACTTGAATTGCCGGATCGTGGCGGTGGTGATGTCGCCGGTCAGGCCGCCATCGGACTGCCGCAGGGCACCGCCGGTCACGATCACCTCGCAGTCGGGATTGCGCGTCAGGATGTTGGCCACGTTCATGTTGTTGGTGACGACCAGCAGGTTGCGATGGTGCAGCAGTTCGGTCGCCACGGCCTCTGTGCTGGTGCCGATGTTCAGAAAGATGGCGCAATCTTCTGGGATTATTGCCGCGCAGGCCTTGGCCATGGCGGTCTTGCCTTCGGCATTCAGACGGCGGCGTTCCTCGTAGGCGATGTTCACGGTGCCGGACGGCAGCACCGCCCCGCCATGGACACGTTCCAGCTTGCCCGCGTCGGCCAGCTCGCTCAGGTCGCGGCGGATGGTCTGCAGGGTGACGCCCAGATGCTCTGCCAGATGTTCGACGGTCACCTTGCCGTCGCGCCGTGCGATGTCGAGGATCTCTGGGTGCCTGATGGTTTGCGACATGGGCGTCTTCCGATGGTGACGGCCTGACTATGGCAGGGTTTGCGAAAAAAGGAACATGGCTTTTGGTCTCTGATGTTCGTTTTGGCGCGCCATCAAGCCAGATTTGCCGATTGTCCTGACGATTACCGCACTGAACCTCCTGATATCCGCCGATTTTGCCAAAAACGAAGAAAACCGAAAATGGGGGTTTTCTTTTGGGTGCGTCAACGCAATAGTGTTCGTAAGGATTTGGGAGGATCCAGTGTGAGTGACGACACGGATATCCGTGACCTGCTGGTCATTGGCGGCGGCATAAACGGTTGCGGCATTGCGCGCGATGCGGCAGGCCGTGGGCTGTC from Loktanella sp. M215 includes the following:
- a CDS encoding GTP cyclohydrolase II; this encodes MTTPYPLNWGAARARARGPVVTSPAPDRNAIGVHAGGYAVYGGLSVATGALAAEHHADYTDTQPMVQIGPFPQWSDPGRIVTFDPFGHRVVQDFGAEIAAGLNLRPTIAVTTGQLAIPEIATALFRRDLQADGRILSRQGDISVTKISIDPVWHLPGIARRLGLDEGVMRQALVDQSGGMYPDLVARPDLPLFLPPIGGTSVYLFGDPARLGQARTQVTCRMHDECNGSDVFGSDLCTCRPYLIHGIEECIRGAQQGGVGIIVYNRKEGRALGEVVKYLVYNARKRASGGDLPGEYFTHTHQVAGVDDMRLQELSTDVLHWLGVTRVAHWVSMSNLKRDAVLQSGIAIDRQVEIPHDRIAPNARVEISAKIGAGYEGTFGRTG
- a CDS encoding DeoR/GlpR family DNA-binding transcription regulator, producing MSQTIRHPEILDIARRDGKVTVEHLAEHLGVTLQTIRRDLSELADAGKLERVHGGAVLPSGTVNIAYEERRRLNAEGKTAMAKACAAIIPEDCAIFLNIGTSTEAVATELLHHRNLLVVTNNMNVANILTRNPDCEVIVTGGALRQSDGGLTGDITTATIRQFKFDIGVIGCSAIDPDGDILDFDLREVGVSQTILNQSRRKMLIADSTKFKRKAPARIGSLSDIDVFFTDATVSQGLQDLCTRWHTDIRVNQPSAEPA
- a CDS encoding iron-containing redox enzyme family protein, with translation MIAQDMIAAGAALQDRTPDGAPQVFDLRIDHAALSDHPSRQIVRHVQQELLMRTYQNRFVLLPQVDAPGSVVQMLHDRYDPKATHALDGYRAALEEALIEPVVNDLRPGIAGQGVEDYIAGMLDGIRKCPPSAFLTWLEGVPQGEPYYRNFLIQSSADLLAEASASAMGVIGEFGAPQSALFRILIDEFGYGTHDKKHSVLFRDTLRGFGLNTEYNGYWPIFDTEALHLHNVIHYLFQSPRNLFRQIGFLLYAETSYQVSTGQHYRYLKRHHPQVDGTYFGEHAHIDIHHSDMVINEVVKPLVARFGAEVGTEVILGAELTRLAFAAADRHALAVCQAFEAARLDGAATFAAPLHDASGQALVTPDTAERHDGKVQVGGMGLLHKAADFAAFPAGSTGRLHVDV
- a CDS encoding RibD family protein, with product MKITTFSELTIDGKLTLTRGGSSKALFRFYGAEMGQWFHAQRAAHDAIMVGAGTVRADDPELTVRHVTGRSPLRVIPTNDGNIPAHSHILTDGQPTLFAVPQALPDAARARLRHHDGISFIDCGADRVDLRLLAHGLAERGIASLMVEGGSQILHGLFAQHLVDRIVIKHIPVIAGATDAPTYLEGRPMDLSRWRIVECCVIGGVAVTIYDRQEDEA
- a CDS encoding COG4705 family protein, with amino-acid sequence MTTLTYGTAADTGTAHTHDTPNRVPAVTVSFWLIKLMAVTMGETAADFLAVNLGLGLTATSLLMAAVLVVALVLQFRQKRYVPWSYWLAVVLISIVGTLVTDNLVDNFGVSLVTTTVLFTVLLGLTFAAWYGSERTLSIHEVKTTRREAFYWLAILFTFALGTAAGDLVAEHFGLGYLATGILFGMIIASITAGYFALTLNGIWAFWIAYIFTRPLGASFGDLLSQPADYGGLGLGTIVTSALFLAAIIGIVIYMSLTRVGQEAPSHA
- a CDS encoding CDP-alcohol phosphatidyltransferase family protein; amino-acid sequence: MTSLHYLWREGGPVKAANLLTLSRGVLILPIAGILLSGRVLLPLALYGVAVLTDGVDGWLARRSGRMSDFGATLDAVVDNLLSVAIVLFMWLSVPEVFAAWPVSLALLFIVPLLYLPLSWLMTGKVLMFHFTSARIGAFLLFALWPLVVLTGITALVPLTAAVVVASRIEQIVFILRGGRDQDARHGAAAIPDFHVDDRMTP
- a CDS encoding Rieske (2Fe-2S) protein; this translates as MSTSDGSTWIGRDLPPIVRDGRDYFLLSHKGEMFLIENLCPHRGGPLKFGYVDEACRIVCPMHHNAYAADRLIAQPTTLRLTAEAVA